In one window of Oryzias melastigma strain HK-1 linkage group LG5, ASM292280v2, whole genome shotgun sequence DNA:
- the LOC112145243 gene encoding nuclear receptor coactivator 3, with protein sequence MSGIGDNSLEPLCSDRKRKLSTCDTPGLGCDKRLREQESKYIEELAELISANLSNIDSFNVKPDKCAILKETVRQIRQIKEQGKSSCSDDDVQKADVSSTGQGVIDKDHLGPLLLQALDGFLFVVNREGSIVFVSDNVTQYLQYKQEELINTSVYNIIHDDNREEFHKNLPKPNASNGQWGGEAPRQKSHTFNCRMLVNHLAHGAGHGLSEDRAGGQRYETMQCFALTQPRAMMEEGDDLQSCMICVARRITAVERTERFTTRHELSGKLIEIEQQSTLHNTMRPGWEDLVRRCMQMFLHRSDGQPWSYKRHYQDAFHTGHAETPLYRFSLSDGTLVTAQTRTDLCRNPSTNEPHSFLSTHFLQREHNSYRGNQSGPMRPQNMGVNNPNQQMNMGQGGSMGMNRGYGMPDQANMPQRGMASYSGGARMNPMNQMNHMNPMHQMNNMHQMNNMGQMNPMHQMNHMGSMNQMGHHGMHQQHQHGQMGQMHGGSGGGGFGMGMTSPPQSSPGINGPPHNVLGSPRVRGSPKTGASPFSPGAMNSPMSSTHSGSSGGGGGTTFSSSSLNALQAISEGLGNPMPSPLTSPLSHKPDSSPSINSTNQEAGGKPGLPPYSDSKSPGSSLRAGGEQQSQQHPQTPTSEGPPDKPDSQACLGGGEANRRGPDKCNKKLLQLLTSPTDDLVPSNHPQSSGSSSTPDTKDGVTSPSSSTGVSSSTSGGHGAVSSSGSSGHFPSQSLQEKHKILHKLLKDGNTPDEVAQITLLATGKSTLDSGTPEAGLSSTGGEKGSEAKKEQHSPKKEKPHALLHYLLNKDDSKEAGDMKPKLEDLDGRGAPGAGVTSSDPHVMDGKVKLEPSDEAETLETILGVRQNNSSFYPELDSRATKEMANKQGSVPESLHERERGPMLPAQRAAYQRALSVDSKPMGGDMPVGGGGLATRRNVPCPTLVKQESMEAPIRPGTMPNGFPGGMGVCPPRGNPTRGIGRGMGAHQRPPMASPGEWGMPRSGGSAAAGPGHPVMGRPGQMGGPMISRSISAPENMRSILQQQLMDMGANESNMSMSPFGGQGPPPQSPSWPDSAMGMDRPQTSTNREQFPHPLEELLGPLPSSEGPGDDRALLDQLDSLLNNADVITLQEIDKALGIPEIVGQAHGPEGHQLGQDQAQGHCPPSEGFSSMDSSAGMDQKAMYSQGYPGPPSMGMQSAYAGNTVAPPGGFNPMMNQMGPTGAFPGMGAMGNPRANMTRPRMMTATKPLRLQLQQRLQGQQFMNQTRQGLKMENASGGNPGMRPGMQPGMQPGMQPGMQPGMPSLGMNVQSGFVNAQMLAQRNREMMTTMQMRRQRMMMLMQQQQGQAAAGGFSPPPNVTAPAGMENPMGSPPITQPGQQGFNYGGNYGMNQQGESFIPPGSSPPGHLMQGRMGGPQQNAMMPGMQGNPQGGHVYPSDNMKGWLQGNMARNNPYPQQQFPQQGNQGQFGSMMMNNTMGGPGPGSGSAVGQMTQMPGQMQGQMGMNPMGMGRMPMGPDQKYC encoded by the exons ATGAGCGGCATAGGAGACAACTCGTTAGAGCCGCTGTGCTCTGACCGCAAGCGGAAACTGTCCACCTGTGACACACCAGGATTAGG GTGTGACAAGCGTCTGAGGGAACAGGAGAGCAAGTACATCGAGGAGCTGGCCGAGCTCATCTCTGCTAACCTCTCCAACATTGACAGCTTCAACGTCAAACCTGACAAATGTGCCATCCTCAAGGAGACCGTGAGGCAGATCAGACAAATCAAAGAGCAAG GAAAGAGCTCTTGCAGTGACGACGATGTGCAGAAGGCGGACGTGTCCTCTACCGGTCAAGGGGTCATCGACAAAGACCATCTGGGGCCTCTTCTCCTGCAG GCATTAGATGGCTTTTTGTTTGTGGTGAACCGAGAGGGGAGCATCGTATTTGTGTCGGACAATGTGACGCAGTACCTGCAGTACAAGCAGGAGGAGCTGATAAACACAAGCGTGTACAACATTATCCACGATGACAACAGAGAGGAGTTTCACAAGAACCTCCCCAAGCCTAATG CATCCAATGGGCAGTGGGGTGGGGAGGCCCCCCGACAGAAGAGTCACACCTTTAACTGTCGCATGCTGGTCAACCACCTCGCTCACGGTGCCGGTCATGGTTTGTCAGAAGACAGAGCGGGGGGCCAACGTTATGAGACCATGCAGTGTTTTGCCCTGACTCAGCCCCGCGCCATGATGGAGGAAGGAGATG aTTTACAGTCGTGTATGATCTGCGTGGCCCGACGAATTACTGCCGTGGAGAGGACGGAGAGGTTTACCACCCGACATGAGCTGTCTG GTAAGCTAATTGAAATTGAACAACAGAGTACTCTTCATAACACCATGCGTCCCGGGTGGGAGGACCTGGTCAGACGCTGCATGCAGATGTTCCTCCACAGAAGTGATGGTCAGCCCTGGTCTTACAAGCGCCATTATCAGGATG CTTTCCACACCGGCCACGCTGAGACGCCGCTCTACCGCTTCTCACTCTCTGACGGCACACTGGTCACAGCTCAGACAAGGACGGACCTCTGCAGGAATCCCAGCACCAATGAGCCGCACTCATTCCTGTCCACACACTTCCTGCAAAG GGAACACAATAGTTATCGCGGTAACCAGAGTGGCCCCATGAGACCCCAGAACATGGGCGTGAACAACCCCAACCAGCAGATGAACATGGGCCAAGGAGGAAGCATGGGCATGAACAGGGGCTACGGCATGCCTGACCAGGCCAACATGCCGCAAAGAGGAATGGCCTCGTATTCTGGGGGCGCTCGCATGAACCCCATGAACCAGATGAATCACATGAACCCCATGCATCAGATGAACAACATGCACCAGATGAACAACATGGGTCAGATGAATCCCATGCACCAAATGAACCACATGGGCTCCATGAATCAGATGGGCCACCACGGCATGCATCAGCAGCACCAGCACGGGCAGATGGGTCAGATGCACGGAGGctctgggggtggggggtttggGATGGGTATGACCAGCCCTCCTCAGTCAAGTCCTGGGATCAACGGTCCTCCACACAACGTTTTGGGTTCCCCTAGAGTCAGAGGAAGCCCCAAGACTGGGGCCAGCCCGTTCTCACCTGGAG CCATGAACTCACCAATGAGCTCCACTCACTCTGGTAGCTCTGGAGGTGGAGGGGGCACCACCTTCTCCAGCAGCTCACTGAACGCCCTTCAAGCCATCAGTGAGGGACTGGGCAATCCAATGCCCTCCCCCCTCACATCCCCTCTTTCTCACAAGCCAGACAGCTCTCCAAGCATCAATTCTACCAATCAGGAAGCAGGAGGCAAACCAGGCCTTCCACCATACTCTGACTCCAAGAGCCCCGGCAGCTCCCTCAGGGCCGGCGGGGAGCAGCAGTCGCAGCAGCATCCACAGACCCCCACCAGCGAAGGACCTCCTGACAAGCCGGACAGCCAGGCTTGCCTTGGTGGGGGAGAAGCCAACAGACGGGGCCCAGACAAGTGCAACAAGAAACTTCTGCAGCTTCTCACATCCCCCACAGACGATCTGGTGCCATCCAATCACCCTCAGAGCTCTGGATCCAGCTCCACTCCGGACACAAAGGATGGAGTCACCAGTCCCTCCTCCTCTACAGGAGTATCCTCCTCTACAAGTGGGGGCCATGGTGCCGTCTCTTCCTCAGGAAGTTCTGGACATTTTCCGAGCCAGTCCTTGCAGGAGAAGCACAAGATCCTACACAAGCTCCTGAAGGATGGGAACACTCCGGATGAAGTGGCTCAAATCACTTTGTTGGCCACCGGCAAGAGCACTTTGGACTCAGGAACTCCAGAAGCGGGCCTCTCGTCTACCGGAGGGGAAAAGGGGTCTGAGGCGAAGAAGGAGCAGCACAGTCCGAAGAAGGAGAAACCCCACGCTCTTCTTCACTATCTGCTCAACAAGGACGACTCTAAGGAAGCAGGCGATATGAAGCCAAAGCTGGAGGATTTGGATGGCCGAGGAGCTCCAGGAGCAGGAGTCACCAGCTCCGACCCCCATGTTATGGATGGGAAGGTCAAGCTGGAGCCATCTGATGAG GCTGAGACTTTGGAGACAATTTTAGGAGTCCGGCAGAACAATTCCAGCTTCTACCCTGAACTGGACTCCAGAGCCACCAAGGAGATGGCAAACAAACAGGGGTCTGTTCCTGAAAGTTTACATG agaGGGAGAGAGGCCCTATGCTTCCAGCTCAGCGTGCAGCCTATCAGAGAGCCTTGTCTGTGGATTCCAAGCCCATGGGTGGGGACATGCCAGTAGGAGGAGGAGGGCTGGCGACCAGACGAAATGTCCCCTGCCCCACACTGGTCAAACAGGAGAGCATGGAAGCTCCGATCCGACCTGGAACAATGCCTAATGGCTTTCCTGGAGGGATGGGTGTTTGTCCACCAAGGGGGAATCCAACAA GAGGTATTGGTAGAGGAATGGGCGCTCATCAGCGCCCTCCCATGGCAAGTCCAGGGGAATGGGGGATGCCGAGGTCTGGCGGGAGTGCGGCGGCCGGACCAGGACATCCAGTTATGGGTCGCCCTGGCCAAATGGGAGGACCTATGATCAGCCGCTCCATCAGCGCACCTGAAAACATGCGGTCCatactgcagcagcagctcatggATATGG GTGCTAATGAATCGAATATGAGCATGAGCCCCTTTGGCGGACAGGGCCCCCCTCCTCAGTCGCCATCTTGGCCAGATTCTGCCATGGGAATGGACCGACCTCAGACCAGCACAAACAG AGAACAGTTTCCACACCCCCTGGAGGAGCTCCTCGGACCTCTGCCCAGCAGCGAGGGTCCTGGAGACGACCGGGCTCTTCTAGACCAACTGGACTCTCTGCTCAACAACGCTGATGTGATTACTCTGCAGGAAATCGATAAAGCTCTGGGAATCCCTGAAATAGTTGGGCAG GCTCATGGACCTGAAGGTCACCAGCTGGGTCAGGATCAGGCTCAAGGCCACTGCCCCCCCTCAGAGGGCTTCTCCAGCATGGACTCTTCTGCAGGGATGGATCAGAAAGCCATGTACAGCCAGGGTTATCCAGGACCTCCCTCCATGGGAATGCAGTCGGCTTATGCTGGCAACACAGTGGCTCCCCCTGGAGGCTTCAACCCTATGATGAACCAGATGGGCCCGACTGGGGCTTTTCCTGGCATGGGGGCCATGGGCAACCCTCGGGCAAATATGACGAGGCCTCGCATGATGACCGCCACCAAGCCTCTccgcctgcagctgcagcagagactGCAGGGGCAGCAG TTCATGAACCAGACGCGACAAGGGTTAAAGATGGAAAACGCCTCAGGAGGAAACCCCGGCATGCGTCCAGGGATGCAGCCGGGTATGCAACCCGGAATGCAGCCGGGTATGCAACCGGGCATGCCTTCTTTAGGGATGAATGTTCAG TCTGGTTTCGTGAACGCCCAGATGCTGGCTCAACGCAACAGGGAGATGATGACCACCATGCAGATGAGGAGGCAGAGGATGATGAtgctgatgcagcagcagcagggtcAGGCGGCAGCTGGAGGCTTCAGCCCCCCTCCCAATGTCACAGCACCAGCAGGCATGGAAAACCCTATGGGCTCTCCCCCAATAACCCAACCGGGTCAGCAGGGCTTCAACTATGGAGGGAACTATG GGATGAACCAGCAGGGGGAGTCTTTCATCCCTCCGGGTAGCAGTCCACCAGGACACTTGATGCAGGGACGGATGGGAGGTCCTCAGCAAAACGCCATGATGCCAGGGATGCAGGGGAATCCACAGGGGG